Proteins encoded in a region of the Alicyclobacillus vulcanalis genome:
- a CDS encoding DUF1450 domain-containing protein — protein MEIEWCVQNASTGAQEALKRLQAVRPDVSVRKYACMEQCALCARRPFAVIGGSVVEAETPEGLADQLLAILDAQSSGRPCPRQAPH, from the coding sequence GTGGAAATCGAGTGGTGCGTGCAAAATGCGTCCACGGGCGCGCAGGAGGCGTTGAAGCGCCTGCAGGCCGTTCGGCCCGACGTCTCGGTGCGAAAGTACGCGTGCATGGAACAGTGCGCGCTGTGTGCGCGAAGGCCGTTTGCCGTGATCGGAGGCAGCGTGGTGGAAGCCGAGACACCGGAAGGCCTGGCGGATCAGCTGTTGGCGATCCTCGACGCGCAATCGAGCGGCCGCCCATGCCCTCGACAGGCGCCGCACTGA
- a CDS encoding phosphatase PAP2 family protein has protein sequence MSKASFPLPQGFAWQYDLIVWLQSYHSAVLDRVAASFSLLGNESFYFAVLPVAILAVDRALGMRLAYVFFTSMYLNAWLKSYYHIVRPIGVPGIQSGYISSATGLSMPSGHAQGTMTFFVAIAQWLRRRAWLWVAVLLSIAVGVSRVYLGLHWPMDVAVGWLAGLVVGIVGWQVGRWWTYRGIPFGVAVVLAVLFPAILLVAARDATSSVYAAFLLVGGVGAAVEKRFLATQIDPVLWKRVACGVIALGGVVAVQCAVQAHLDEPLWQYARAIAVACWTTLVAPWLFSLVGLYTREANSHRS, from the coding sequence ATGTCCAAAGCGTCGTTTCCGCTGCCGCAAGGCTTTGCCTGGCAATATGACCTCATCGTGTGGCTCCAATCGTACCATTCGGCCGTGTTGGACCGAGTGGCCGCGAGTTTCTCGCTCCTCGGCAACGAGTCGTTTTACTTCGCCGTGTTGCCCGTCGCAATCCTCGCCGTCGATCGCGCCCTTGGCATGCGTCTCGCCTACGTGTTTTTCACCAGCATGTACCTGAACGCGTGGCTCAAGTCGTATTATCACATCGTTCGCCCCATCGGCGTGCCGGGCATCCAGTCCGGTTATATCAGTTCGGCCACGGGCCTGTCGATGCCGAGCGGCCACGCGCAAGGCACCATGACCTTCTTCGTCGCGATCGCGCAGTGGCTGAGGCGGCGCGCGTGGCTCTGGGTCGCCGTGCTTCTCTCCATCGCGGTGGGCGTCTCGCGCGTCTATCTCGGCCTGCACTGGCCCATGGATGTCGCGGTCGGATGGCTCGCCGGGCTCGTGGTCGGCATCGTGGGCTGGCAGGTGGGGCGCTGGTGGACGTACCGAGGCATCCCGTTTGGCGTCGCCGTGGTTCTGGCGGTCCTCTTCCCAGCCATCCTGCTCGTCGCTGCGCGCGACGCGACTTCGTCGGTGTACGCCGCATTTCTCCTCGTCGGCGGCGTGGGCGCGGCCGTGGAGAAGCGGTTTCTCGCGACCCAGATCGATCCCGTCCTTTGGAAACGGGTGGCATGCGGCGTGATCGCACTCGGGGGTGTCGTTGCGGTACAATGTGCGGTACAAGCGCATTTGGATGAGCCCCTGTGGCAATACGCGCGCGCTATCGCGGTGGCCTGCTGGACCACGTTGGTCGCGCCGTGGCTGTTTTCGCTCGTGGGGCTCTATACGCGGGAGGCGAATTCCCATCGAAGCTGA
- a CDS encoding HD domain-containing phosphohydrolase, whose amino-acid sequence MGWTANYEFKRLRKRLILNYFAGSAIAVLGVGGVLIFTTLHLTPRDLWIILAILGGSFLLMMVADSIAFRIQIRPIRKALVSAHPTEDVLERGYKRALHLPALAVVRVMGPHWLSFLIPGLVSSSLLVRRGMLHLPMTYVWLAALGTLIVACMHAVIEFFLTSRSIEPTLITIRRRSEHMYGASVWLRGQVVVPLALKFAMSAVVFGALPLLLFGLANAVRLTNAGLGSTTYWTWAGGILALGSLFSGLGGYLLASDVQRPIRRLEALMRRVERGDFSLRADDTYMDEFSDLIQGFNLMLSGLTHRDALNRQLIDSYFATLAAALDARDPYTAGHSQRVARYAEAIGRKVNLSPQTVRELRQSALLHDIGKIGIRDEILLKEGKLTDEEFAIIKQHPVIGEKIIRQIQPDDAMKPLLPGIRSHHERYDGKGYPDGLAGENIPLFGRILAVADAFDAMTSDRPYRAGMPVEKAIQVLRDGRGTQWDPHFVDAFIEVYQDVYIPDEAKSAAREAATSTSQ is encoded by the coding sequence ATGGGCTGGACAGCGAACTACGAGTTCAAACGCTTGAGGAAGCGGCTCATCCTGAACTACTTCGCGGGTTCCGCCATTGCCGTCCTCGGCGTCGGCGGCGTGCTCATCTTCACCACGCTTCACCTGACACCACGCGACCTGTGGATCATTCTCGCGATTCTCGGCGGATCGTTCTTGCTGATGATGGTGGCGGACTCCATCGCGTTTCGCATTCAAATCCGCCCCATTCGCAAGGCGCTTGTCTCCGCGCATCCCACCGAGGACGTGTTGGAACGAGGCTACAAGCGCGCGCTGCACCTGCCGGCACTCGCGGTGGTGCGCGTGATGGGACCGCACTGGCTGTCGTTTCTCATCCCTGGCCTCGTGTCGTCGTCCCTTCTCGTCCGGCGAGGCATGCTGCACCTGCCCATGACGTACGTGTGGCTGGCCGCGCTCGGAACCTTGATTGTCGCCTGCATGCACGCCGTCATCGAGTTTTTCCTCACGTCGCGCTCCATCGAACCGACGCTCATCACCATTCGGCGGAGGAGCGAGCACATGTACGGCGCGTCCGTCTGGCTCCGAGGCCAAGTCGTGGTGCCGCTCGCGCTCAAGTTTGCGATGAGTGCGGTCGTGTTTGGGGCTCTGCCCCTTCTGTTGTTTGGACTCGCGAATGCGGTTCGCTTGACCAACGCGGGGCTGGGATCCACGACCTATTGGACGTGGGCGGGAGGGATTTTGGCGCTCGGCTCGCTGTTTTCCGGGCTCGGCGGGTATCTGCTGGCGAGCGACGTCCAGCGGCCCATTCGCCGCCTGGAGGCGTTGATGAGGCGGGTCGAGCGCGGGGACTTCTCGCTGCGCGCGGACGATACCTACATGGACGAGTTTTCAGATCTGATCCAGGGGTTCAACCTGATGCTGAGCGGCTTGACCCACCGCGACGCGCTCAACCGCCAGCTCATCGACAGCTACTTCGCCACCCTGGCGGCGGCGCTGGATGCCCGGGATCCGTACACAGCGGGCCACTCGCAGCGCGTGGCGCGGTACGCCGAGGCGATTGGGCGCAAGGTCAACCTCTCTCCGCAAACCGTGCGGGAGCTCCGCCAGTCCGCGCTTCTGCACGACATCGGGAAAATCGGCATCCGCGATGAAATTCTCCTGAAAGAGGGGAAGTTGACCGACGAGGAATTTGCCATCATCAAGCAGCACCCGGTGATTGGAGAGAAGATCATCCGCCAAATCCAGCCGGATGACGCCATGAAGCCCCTGCTGCCCGGCATCCGATCCCACCACGAGCGCTACGATGGGAAAGGCTATCCAGACGGCCTCGCCGGCGAGAACATCCCGCTCTTCGGGCGCATCCTCGCCGTCGCCGACGCCTTCGACGCCATGACGTCCGACAGGCCGTATCGCGCGGGCATGCCCGTCGAAAAGGCCATTCAGGTCCTCCGCGACGGGCGCGGGACGCAGTGGGACCCCCACTTCGTGGACGCGTTCATCGAGGTCTATCAAGACGTCTACATTCCCGACGAGGCCAAATCCGCGGCGCGCGAGGCCGCAACCTCGACGAGCCAGTGA
- a CDS encoding DUF2922 domain-containing protein, which yields MAAKVSLHLVFMTDRNKKVRIAIPNPKQPVDPSAVQNAAQLIVEKGVFDLPQGKIVQALPAQQTQTDTSSVS from the coding sequence ATGGCCGCGAAAGTATCTCTTCATCTCGTGTTCATGACGGATCGCAACAAGAAGGTCCGGATTGCCATTCCCAATCCGAAGCAGCCCGTCGATCCGTCCGCTGTGCAGAACGCCGCACAGCTCATCGTGGAAAAGGGCGTCTTTGACCTGCCGCAGGGCAAGATTGTTCAGGCCCTCCCGGCCCAACAGACGCAGACGGACACCTCGAGCGTGTCGTAA
- a CDS encoding 5-formyltetrahydrofolate cyclo-ligase, whose amino-acid sequence MRHTYRLRRAAILPEARRRQEEAIWAHARALASDVPAGQYVGLYAAVHGEVDLAPVCEALLAAGAKVALPRVEGPAHMEFCAIASLAELRAGAYGIPAPGSDAPRIAPGELSVVLVPGLAFAKDGTRLGYGGGFYDRYFKRPEAGGIRRIGVCFVEQIAETLPRHPHDVRVHALLTEGGLVPCLA is encoded by the coding sequence CTGCGCCACACCTATCGCTTGAGACGCGCCGCCATTCTGCCCGAGGCGAGGCGCCGCCAGGAGGAGGCCATCTGGGCCCATGCGCGCGCCCTTGCGAGCGACGTGCCCGCGGGACAGTACGTGGGATTGTACGCGGCGGTCCACGGCGAGGTGGACCTCGCGCCCGTCTGCGAAGCGCTCCTTGCCGCAGGCGCCAAGGTCGCGCTGCCGCGCGTCGAAGGCCCGGCGCACATGGAGTTTTGCGCCATCGCGTCGCTCGCCGAGCTGCGGGCCGGCGCGTACGGCATTCCCGCGCCGGGATCGGACGCGCCTCGCATCGCGCCCGGCGAGCTTTCGGTGGTGCTCGTCCCCGGGCTCGCGTTTGCCAAGGACGGCACGCGGCTAGGGTATGGCGGCGGTTTTTACGATCGCTACTTCAAGCGGCCGGAGGCGGGGGGCATCCGCCGCATCGGCGTGTGCTTCGTGGAACAGATCGCCGAGACATTGCCTCGCCATCCGCACGACGTGCGCGTGCACGCGCTGCTCACGGAAGGGGGGCTCGTGCCCTGTTTGGCGTGA
- a CDS encoding DUF1659 domain-containing protein, which yields MADTSLALGTTLQLQTQSGTRANGQPKLKVHKFNHVSPQAADADLLAVGLALAQLIDEPLVQVERVDVAMLTSPSAGSGGNGGTGGGSAGGTGGQGPSA from the coding sequence ATGGCAGACACGAGCCTCGCACTCGGCACGACGTTGCAGCTGCAGACGCAGTCGGGCACGCGCGCCAATGGGCAACCCAAGCTGAAGGTGCACAAGTTCAACCACGTATCGCCGCAGGCGGCAGACGCCGACCTGCTCGCCGTGGGCCTCGCGCTGGCGCAGTTGATCGACGAACCGCTTGTGCAGGTGGAGCGCGTGGATGTCGCGATGTTGACCAGCCCCTCCGCGGGGTCGGGGGGCAACGGCGGCACTGGCGGGGGCAGCGCGGGCGGTACAGGCGGACAGGGGCCGAGCGCGTGA
- the tsaB gene encoding tRNA (adenosine(37)-N6)-threonylcarbamoyltransferase complex dimerization subunit type 1 TsaB produces the protein MSVIAMDTATDVLALAVADEGGRLMSSLVEFLPRAHSRLLQPSLGHLLAGARMNIHDVKLCVTGVGPGSYTGVRIAVAAAKAIGHACAIPIVAVPTVDGMAMALACAEGQHFGAFMALIDARRDRAFGCWYRLEDGRLWAQCEPTVQALADWFAIAEREGASIVASGRRVSDAAEGERARVRPWNEIAPMMPMALVRLGLSGSYERFEGERVHQLAPLYVLPTEAEMKLGAKGEGGE, from the coding sequence ATGAGCGTGATCGCCATGGATACAGCGACCGACGTGTTGGCGCTTGCGGTTGCGGACGAGGGCGGGAGGCTGATGTCTTCCCTGGTGGAGTTTTTGCCGCGGGCCCATTCGCGCTTGCTGCAACCTTCGCTCGGCCATCTGCTGGCCGGCGCGCGCATGAACATTCACGACGTGAAACTGTGCGTCACGGGGGTCGGGCCGGGCAGCTACACGGGCGTGCGGATCGCCGTCGCTGCGGCGAAGGCGATTGGCCACGCGTGCGCCATTCCCATCGTGGCGGTGCCGACGGTGGACGGCATGGCCATGGCGCTGGCCTGTGCGGAGGGCCAACACTTCGGCGCATTCATGGCGCTCATCGATGCGAGGCGGGATCGCGCCTTCGGCTGCTGGTACAGGCTGGAGGACGGTCGGCTCTGGGCGCAATGTGAGCCGACGGTGCAGGCGCTCGCCGATTGGTTCGCCATCGCGGAGCGGGAAGGCGCGTCGATTGTGGCGAGCGGACGGCGCGTGTCGGACGCCGCGGAGGGCGAGCGGGCGCGGGTGCGCCCGTGGAACGAGATCGCCCCGATGATGCCGATGGCGCTCGTGCGGCTTGGGCTGTCGGGATCGTACGAGCGGTTCGAGGGCGAGCGCGTGCATCAGCTCGCGCCGCTGTACGTGCTGCCCACGGAGGCCGAGATGAAGCTCGGCGCGAAGGGAGAGGGCGGCGAGTGA
- the tsaD gene encoding tRNA (adenosine(37)-N6)-threonylcarbamoyltransferase complex transferase subunit TsaD: MNILAIETSCDETSAAVVADGVRVLGHVTASQMEIHRQFGGVVPEVASRRHVEAITRVVDTALGQAGLSFSDLGAIAVTMGPGLLGALLVGVTAAKAYSLATGLPLVGVHHIAGHVAAAMLEEPDRPAVRPPFLCLVASGGHTELHEVDASFRFTRLGGTRDDAAGEAYDKVARLLGLPYPGGPEMDKLARLGDPARFPFPRGLLDDPSLDFSFSGMKTAVLVALDKLKRVGQAVPVEDVCASFQAAVVEVLVEKTRRAARATGHRTVVVAGGVAANRGLRAAMRAMADEEGLAVHFPSPALCTDNAAMIGAAAYPRASAGRFDDLELGAYADLTLEEWQSGRYPLD, from the coding sequence ATGAACATCCTCGCCATCGAGACGAGCTGCGACGAGACCTCCGCGGCCGTCGTCGCGGACGGGGTGCGCGTCCTTGGCCACGTCACGGCGAGCCAGATGGAAATTCACCGGCAATTCGGCGGCGTCGTCCCGGAGGTGGCGTCCCGCCGCCACGTGGAGGCCATCACCCGCGTCGTCGACACGGCCCTTGGCCAGGCCGGCCTCTCCTTTTCCGATCTCGGCGCGATCGCCGTGACGATGGGGCCAGGGCTTTTGGGGGCGCTGCTCGTGGGCGTGACGGCCGCCAAGGCGTACAGCCTCGCCACAGGGCTGCCGCTCGTCGGCGTGCACCACATCGCCGGGCACGTCGCCGCGGCCATGTTGGAGGAGCCGGATCGCCCGGCCGTGCGGCCGCCCTTTTTGTGTCTGGTCGCCTCCGGCGGGCACACCGAGCTGCACGAGGTGGACGCGTCGTTTCGTTTCACGCGCCTCGGCGGGACCCGGGACGACGCGGCGGGCGAGGCGTACGACAAGGTGGCGAGGCTTCTCGGCCTTCCGTATCCCGGCGGCCCCGAGATGGACAAACTCGCGCGCCTGGGCGACCCGGCGCGCTTCCCATTTCCCCGCGGCCTGTTGGACGATCCGTCGCTCGACTTCTCCTTCAGCGGCATGAAGACGGCCGTGCTCGTCGCACTGGATAAATTGAAGCGCGTTGGGCAGGCCGTCCCGGTCGAGGACGTCTGCGCGAGCTTTCAAGCCGCTGTGGTCGAGGTGCTCGTCGAGAAGACGAGGCGCGCGGCGCGCGCGACGGGGCACAGGACGGTGGTGGTGGCGGGCGGCGTGGCGGCCAATCGCGGCCTGCGGGCGGCGATGCGCGCCATGGCGGACGAAGAGGGGCTTGCCGTGCACTTTCCGTCGCCTGCCCTGTGCACGGACAACGCGGCCATGATCGGCGCCGCGGCGTACCCCCGCGCCAGCGCCGGCCGCTTCGACGATCTCGAGCTAGGGGCGTACGCGGACCTGACCTTGGAGGAATGGCAAAGCGGCCGCTACCCTCTCGACTGA
- the thiL gene encoding thiamine-phosphate kinase, with product MDEFALIRALAAKLPPPGEDVMVPIGDDCAVVEGKGRMAITTDAVVEGVHFRRDTLSPPQIGYRAVAAAVSDIAAMGGHPAWITIALAVPGAWPLEDVVALYDGVSEAASSLGASVVGGDVVSTEGPLWMSITAVGKVDRPVTRAGARPGDVLFVTGSLGGSAAGLDILLGRRAGSPVAQAALIARHRRPTPRIAFGREAARLGATALDDISDGLASELNEIAEASGVRLIVEADRIPVQPEVTEYARALGADPLAYALYGGEDYELVGTAPRDVFARLLAVAPIVGTPVAAIGRVEEGDGVVMRRAGRLEVVARKGYNHFER from the coding sequence ATGGACGAGTTTGCGCTGATTCGAGCGCTCGCGGCGAAGCTCCCGCCGCCCGGGGAAGACGTGATGGTGCCCATCGGCGACGATTGCGCCGTGGTCGAGGGCAAAGGGCGCATGGCCATCACCACCGATGCGGTCGTCGAGGGCGTGCACTTTCGGCGCGATACCCTGTCGCCGCCGCAAATCGGGTATCGGGCCGTGGCGGCCGCCGTCAGCGACATCGCCGCCATGGGCGGCCATCCGGCATGGATCACCATCGCCCTCGCCGTGCCAGGCGCCTGGCCTCTGGAGGACGTCGTGGCCCTGTACGACGGCGTCTCGGAGGCGGCTTCGTCCCTCGGCGCGAGCGTCGTGGGCGGCGATGTCGTGTCGACCGAGGGCCCGCTCTGGATGTCGATCACGGCCGTGGGCAAGGTCGATCGCCCGGTTACGCGAGCCGGGGCGAGGCCCGGCGACGTCCTGTTTGTCACGGGCAGCTTGGGCGGCAGCGCGGCGGGACTCGACATCTTGCTCGGCAGGCGGGCCGGATCGCCCGTGGCCCAGGCGGCCTTAATCGCCCGGCATCGGCGGCCCACGCCGCGCATCGCCTTCGGGCGCGAGGCTGCCCGGCTAGGGGCGACGGCGCTCGACGACATCAGCGATGGGCTGGCGAGCGAGCTGAATGAGATCGCCGAGGCGAGCGGCGTGCGCTTGATCGTCGAGGCGGACAGAATCCCGGTTCAGCCGGAGGTCACGGAATACGCGCGAGCGCTAGGCGCGGACCCGCTCGCATACGCGTTATATGGAGGCGAGGACTACGAGCTCGTCGGCACCGCGCCGCGGGACGTGTTCGCGCGTTTGCTCGCCGTCGCGCCCATCGTCGGCACGCCAGTCGCGGCCATCGGTCGCGTGGAAGAGGGCGACGGGGTGGTCATGCGCCGGGCCGGGAGGCTCGAGGTGGTTGCGCGCAAGGGATACAATCATTTTGAGAGGTAA
- a CDS encoding ABC-F family ATP-binding cassette domain-containing protein: MIVLQANRVKKSYDGIEVLRGASLTVRAGDKIGLVGRNGAGKSTLMRILTGQEQPDEGEVFVRSGAEVGYVAQFIGRDDDTSVYDFVAEAKRPIQALERELRDLEARMSDPQLYEDEARFAEIALLYEERTRRFEALGGYQWETDVRRVLAGLNFSREMYSIPIATLSGGQRTRLALARLLAGRPDVLLLDEPTNYLDMETLAWLEDFLIHSDMSLVVISHDRYFLDRVTRLTVSLEDGETRAYPGPYHVYLEMRAAEREEMWRRYEAQQDEIARMEAFIARNIARASTHRRAQSRRRMLERMERVERPAADDPALWMRFGVRRTSGEDVLEVRDLAIGYGGQALARNIRFRVQRGMRLAILGPNGAGKTTLLRTLVGEIRPLAGWFRFGQGVELGYYAQEDGGLPERERVIDVVWNAYPDLDHTSVRKLLAQFLFRGEDVMKPVGALSGGEQSRLRLCLLMQSGANVLVMDEPTNHLDIPSKEALEAALADYDGTVIFVSHDRYFIDQLATHIAVLRPDGVEWYIGNYTDYIEKVMENERLKRIEGADDAEAESAHAPRAASDARPERRRIRSSEARKLEAEIAQWEEAAHRMEAEMERIAREQSEAAIAQEVDRLRDLDAQYKRLEAEYQRALEAWESKSLELEALRKALEDWGGG; encoded by the coding sequence ATGATCGTTTTGCAGGCAAACCGCGTGAAAAAGAGTTACGACGGGATCGAAGTGCTGCGCGGGGCATCGCTCACGGTGCGCGCGGGCGACAAGATCGGGCTCGTGGGGCGAAACGGCGCGGGCAAATCGACCCTGATGCGCATCCTGACGGGCCAGGAACAGCCGGACGAGGGCGAGGTCTTTGTCCGCAGCGGCGCTGAGGTGGGCTACGTGGCCCAATTCATCGGGCGAGACGATGACACCTCTGTGTACGACTTCGTGGCCGAGGCCAAGCGCCCCATTCAGGCGCTCGAGCGGGAGCTTCGCGATCTCGAGGCGCGCATGAGCGATCCACAGCTGTACGAGGACGAGGCGCGGTTTGCCGAGATCGCCCTTCTGTACGAGGAGCGCACCCGCCGCTTCGAGGCACTCGGCGGCTATCAGTGGGAGACGGACGTCCGCCGCGTGCTCGCCGGGCTCAACTTTTCGCGCGAGATGTACAGCATCCCCATCGCCACCCTCTCCGGCGGACAGCGAACGAGGCTCGCCCTCGCGCGGCTCCTCGCCGGGCGCCCCGACGTCCTGTTGCTCGACGAGCCCACCAACTACCTCGACATGGAGACCCTTGCCTGGCTGGAAGACTTCCTGATCCACAGCGACATGTCGCTCGTGGTCATCTCGCACGACCGGTACTTTCTCGATCGCGTCACGCGCCTCACCGTGTCGCTGGAGGACGGCGAGACGCGCGCGTACCCAGGGCCCTATCACGTCTACCTCGAGATGCGCGCGGCCGAGCGCGAGGAGATGTGGCGGAGGTACGAGGCGCAGCAGGACGAGATCGCGAGGATGGAGGCGTTCATCGCGCGCAACATCGCGCGCGCGTCGACGCACCGCCGGGCGCAGAGCCGGCGCCGGATGCTCGAGCGCATGGAGCGAGTGGAGCGGCCGGCCGCGGACGACCCGGCGCTCTGGATGCGCTTCGGCGTGCGCCGCACCTCAGGCGAGGACGTGCTTGAGGTGCGCGATCTCGCCATCGGCTACGGCGGCCAGGCGCTCGCGCGCAACATCCGCTTTCGGGTGCAGCGGGGCATGCGGCTCGCCATCCTCGGCCCGAACGGCGCCGGCAAGACGACCCTGCTTCGCACGCTCGTCGGCGAGATCCGGCCCCTCGCCGGCTGGTTCCGATTTGGCCAGGGCGTGGAGCTCGGTTACTACGCCCAGGAGGACGGCGGACTGCCGGAGCGCGAGCGGGTCATCGACGTCGTGTGGAACGCGTATCCCGATCTCGACCACACCTCGGTGCGCAAGCTCCTGGCCCAGTTTTTGTTTCGCGGGGAAGACGTGATGAAGCCGGTCGGCGCGCTATCCGGGGGAGAGCAGAGCCGGCTGAGGCTGTGCCTGCTGATGCAGAGCGGCGCCAACGTGCTCGTGATGGACGAGCCGACCAACCACCTCGACATTCCGAGCAAGGAGGCGCTCGAAGCCGCGCTCGCCGATTACGATGGCACCGTCATCTTCGTGTCGCACGATCGGTATTTCATCGATCAGCTGGCGACGCACATTGCGGTGCTCCGCCCGGACGGCGTCGAGTGGTACATCGGAAATTACACCGACTACATCGAGAAGGTCATGGAAAACGAGCGCTTGAAGCGCATCGAAGGCGCCGACGATGCGGAGGCGGAGAGCGCGCATGCGCCGCGCGCGGCGAGCGACGCGCGGCCCGAGCGGCGGCGCATCCGCTCGAGCGAGGCACGCAAACTGGAAGCCGAGATCGCGCAGTGGGAAGAGGCGGCGCACCGCATGGAGGCGGAGATGGAGCGGATTGCGCGGGAACAGAGCGAGGCGGCCATCGCCCAGGAGGTTGACCGGCTGCGCGATCTCGACGCGCAGTACAAGCGCCTCGAAGCAGAGTACCAGCGCGCGCTGGAGGCGTGGGAGTCCAAGTCGCTGGAGCTCGAAGCCCTGCGCAAGGCGCTCGAAGACTGGGGCGGAGGATAA
- the tsaE gene encoding tRNA (adenosine(37)-N6)-threonylcarbamoyltransferase complex ATPase subunit type 1 TsaE encodes MEAHEWRVDDEQQMKQLGERLGSLLLPGDAVLLEGPMGAGKTTFAAGVGMGAGVAQPMTSPTYLLRQEHRGRHRVAHYDLYRLYAHPDRPETLDIEAVWALGMDDDLAGGAIVLIEWAGPVADEMDAYLRITIRPQGSAREVRAEAWGKRPETILKEWTAS; translated from the coding sequence ATGGAAGCACACGAGTGGCGCGTCGATGATGAGCAGCAGATGAAACAGCTGGGCGAACGCCTGGGTTCACTCCTGCTCCCTGGGGACGCCGTGTTGCTCGAAGGGCCGATGGGCGCGGGGAAGACGACGTTTGCGGCGGGGGTCGGCATGGGCGCTGGCGTGGCGCAGCCCATGACGAGTCCCACGTATCTCCTGCGGCAGGAGCACCGCGGCCGCCACCGCGTCGCGCATTACGATTTGTACCGGCTGTACGCCCATCCAGATCGGCCCGAGACGCTGGATATCGAAGCCGTTTGGGCCCTGGGGATGGACGACGATCTCGCGGGTGGTGCGATTGTGCTCATCGAGTGGGCGGGGCCTGTCGCCGACGAGATGGACGCGTATCTGCGCATCACCATCCGCCCTCAGGGCAGTGCGCGCGAGGTGCGCGCGGAGGCTTGGGGCAAGCGCCCGGAAACGATATTGAAGGAGTGGACGGCTTCATGA
- a CDS encoding DedA family protein — METIREILQSINAGLLLLGYPGTYAAMVMEGLGLPFPGDVFLAFYGYAISLGTMRAPTVFSLSALGYFTGVTIVFLLTRRFQTLFLNPLYRLHLLNETRLKHTGGLMDRYAWLVLVPGRFLPGIRSLSTYAAALSDMPYATFALYSIVGSMVWCGAWLAFGYWFGENMDEMMKHVQAGLSWITVGIALCAILYWVWRQRMTKRRER; from the coding sequence GTGGAGACCATCCGGGAGATACTGCAATCCATCAACGCAGGGCTCCTCTTGCTGGGCTATCCAGGCACCTACGCCGCCATGGTCATGGAAGGGCTCGGCCTTCCGTTCCCGGGCGACGTGTTTCTCGCCTTTTACGGCTACGCGATTTCGCTTGGCACCATGCGAGCACCCACCGTCTTCAGCCTGAGCGCGCTCGGCTACTTCACCGGTGTCACCATCGTCTTTCTTCTGACGCGGCGATTTCAGACGCTCTTCCTCAATCCTCTCTACCGACTTCACCTGCTGAACGAGACCCGCCTCAAGCACACCGGCGGCTTGATGGACCGCTACGCCTGGCTGGTGCTGGTTCCCGGGCGCTTCCTGCCAGGAATCCGCTCGCTCAGCACGTACGCCGCGGCCCTGTCGGACATGCCGTACGCGACGTTTGCGCTCTACTCCATCGTCGGATCGATGGTCTGGTGCGGCGCCTGGCTCGCGTTCGGCTACTGGTTCGGCGAAAATATGGACGAGATGATGAAGCACGTGCAGGCAGGGCTCAGTTGGATCACCGTGGGCATCGCGCTTTGCGCCATCCTGTACTGGGTCTGGCGCCAGCGGATGACGAAGCGACGGGAGCGATAG
- the rimI gene encoding ribosomal protein S18-alanine N-acetyltransferase, which translates to MSLAAFDPGKIAIRRMLLKDLDDVMRVETRSFTAPWSRQAFVGELVENRLARYVVAEYDGRVVGYAGFWMIMDEGHITNIAVDPDFRGLKLGERLLEAIMSMCMALGGRKMTLEVRVSNQVAQNLYRKYGFERVGVRKGYYTDNNEDALIMWVDLPPKVMRDREVQA; encoded by the coding sequence GTGAGTTTGGCGGCGTTTGATCCTGGGAAAATCGCCATACGCCGCATGCTGCTGAAGGATCTCGACGACGTGATGCGAGTGGAGACGCGATCGTTCACGGCGCCTTGGTCCAGGCAGGCGTTTGTGGGCGAGCTGGTGGAAAATCGGCTGGCGCGTTACGTGGTGGCGGAGTACGACGGACGCGTGGTGGGCTACGCCGGCTTCTGGATGATCATGGACGAAGGGCACATCACCAACATCGCGGTCGATCCCGACTTTCGCGGCCTCAAGCTCGGCGAGCGGCTGCTCGAGGCCATCATGTCGATGTGCATGGCGCTCGGCGGGCGCAAGATGACGCTCGAGGTGCGCGTGTCGAACCAGGTGGCGCAGAATTTGTACCGCAAGTATGGATTTGAGCGCGTGGGCGTGCGCAAGGGCTACTACACCGACAACAACGAAGACGCCTTGATCATGTGGGTTGACCTCCCACCCAAGGTGATGCGCGACAGAGAGGTGCAAGCATGA